The proteins below are encoded in one region of Microbispora sp. NBC_01189:
- the miaB gene encoding tRNA (N6-isopentenyl adenosine(37)-C2)-methylthiotransferase MiaB, with product MTATTQTVTTQDAEGATRTYEVRTYGCQMNVHDSERLSGLLEDAGYVRAAEGQTPDVVVFNTCAVRENADNRLYGNLGHLRPIKMAREGMQIAVGGCLAQKDQGEIVRRAPWVDVVFGTHNIGSLPVLLERARIADEAQVEIRESLETFPSTLPSRRESAYAAWVAISVGCNNTCTFCIVPSLRGKERDRRPGDVLNEVRTLVDQGVLEITLLGQNVNTYGVEFGDRLAFGKLLRACGDVEGLERVRFTSPHPAAFTDDVIAAMAETPNVMHQLHMPLQSGSDRVLKAMRRSYRSERYLGIIERVRAAMPDAAISTDIIVGFPGETEEDFQQTLDVVRQSRFANAFTFQYSIRPGTPAATMEDQVPKAVVQERYERLVALQEEISWAENRTQAGRTLEVLVAEGEGRKDDATHRLSGRAADNRLVHLAATDAAAGARPGDMVTVEVTYAAPHHLVADKVLSVRRTRAGDAWEARQAAPRQSAAVSLGMPTVGRPAPLPAQPSACSAG from the coding sequence ATGACTGCGACCACACAGACTGTGACCACACAGGACGCCGAGGGCGCGACCCGGACCTACGAGGTGCGCACCTACGGCTGCCAGATGAACGTGCACGACTCCGAGCGGCTCTCCGGGCTGCTGGAGGACGCCGGATACGTCCGGGCCGCCGAGGGGCAGACGCCGGACGTCGTGGTGTTCAACACCTGCGCCGTACGCGAGAACGCCGACAACCGGCTCTACGGCAATCTGGGGCACCTCCGGCCGATCAAGATGGCCCGCGAGGGCATGCAGATCGCGGTCGGCGGGTGCCTGGCGCAGAAGGATCAGGGCGAGATCGTCCGCCGCGCCCCCTGGGTGGACGTCGTCTTCGGCACCCACAACATCGGCTCGCTGCCGGTGCTGCTGGAGCGCGCCCGGATCGCCGACGAGGCCCAGGTCGAGATCAGGGAGTCGCTGGAGACGTTCCCCTCCACGCTGCCGAGCCGCCGTGAGTCGGCGTACGCGGCCTGGGTGGCGATCTCGGTCGGGTGCAACAACACCTGCACGTTCTGCATCGTGCCGTCGTTGCGCGGCAAGGAGAGGGACCGCCGTCCCGGCGACGTCCTGAACGAGGTGCGGACCCTCGTCGACCAGGGCGTCCTGGAGATCACCCTGCTGGGGCAGAACGTCAACACCTACGGCGTGGAGTTCGGCGACCGGCTGGCGTTCGGCAAGCTGCTGCGGGCCTGCGGCGACGTCGAGGGCCTTGAGCGGGTCCGCTTCACCTCACCCCACCCGGCCGCCTTCACCGACGACGTGATCGCCGCGATGGCCGAGACGCCGAACGTGATGCACCAGCTGCACATGCCGCTGCAGTCCGGCTCCGACCGGGTCCTCAAGGCCATGCGCCGGTCGTACCGGTCCGAGCGCTACCTCGGGATCATCGAGCGGGTGCGCGCCGCGATGCCGGACGCCGCGATCTCGACCGACATCATCGTGGGCTTCCCCGGCGAGACCGAGGAGGACTTCCAGCAGACCCTCGACGTCGTGCGGCAGTCGCGCTTCGCCAACGCGTTCACGTTCCAGTACTCCATCCGCCCCGGCACCCCCGCCGCGACGATGGAGGACCAGGTGCCCAAGGCCGTCGTGCAGGAGAGGTACGAACGCCTGGTGGCGCTCCAGGAGGAGATCTCCTGGGCGGAGAACAGGACGCAGGCCGGGCGCACCCTTGAGGTGCTGGTCGCCGAGGGCGAGGGCCGCAAGGACGACGCCACGCACCGCCTGTCCGGCCGCGCCGCCGACAACCGCCTCGTCCACCTCGCGGCCACCGATGCCGCCGCCGGTGCCCGGCCCGGCGACATGGTCACCGTCGAGGTCACCTACGCAGCGCCGCACCACCTGGTGGCCGACAAGGTGCTGTCCGTACGGCGGACCCGCGCGGGCGACGCCTGGGAGGCCCGGCAGGCGGCTCCGCGACAGAGCGCCGCGGTCAGCCTGGGCATGCCCACCGTCGGCCGCCCGGCTCCGCTGCCCGCGCAACCGTCCGCCTGCTCGGCCGGCTGA
- a CDS encoding ribonuclease Z, translating to MSVRELVVLGTSSAVPTRHRNHNGYLLRWDGQGFLFDPGEGTQRQMLHAGVSAHDVTWICVTHFHGDHCLGVPGVVQRIARDKVTHEVRAAYPASGETYWRRLRNASAFADTDVISPRPVSGELARWPAGPVTLTARPLSHPVQSYGYRVDEPGGRRMLPGELDRRGVRGPMIGELRRRGSLTLPDGSVVTLEDCSAPRPGQSAAFVMDTRLCDGAFALAEGVDLLVIESTFLSGESAMAAQYGHLTAAQAGRVAAAGGVRRLVLTHFSERYTTADEPRFVDEVRKAYSGEVVTARDLMRVPVPKRSAEAGG from the coding sequence GTGTCCGTACGTGAACTCGTCGTCCTCGGCACCTCCAGCGCCGTGCCCACGCGTCATCGCAACCACAACGGCTATCTGCTGCGCTGGGACGGCCAGGGGTTCCTGTTCGACCCGGGGGAGGGCACGCAGCGGCAGATGCTGCACGCCGGGGTGAGCGCCCACGACGTCACCTGGATCTGCGTCACCCACTTCCACGGAGACCACTGCCTGGGGGTCCCCGGCGTCGTCCAGCGGATCGCCAGAGACAAGGTGACCCACGAGGTGCGGGCGGCCTACCCCGCGAGCGGCGAGACGTACTGGCGCAGGCTGCGCAACGCGTCGGCCTTCGCGGACACGGACGTGATCTCTCCCCGGCCGGTCTCCGGCGAGCTGGCGCGGTGGCCGGCGGGGCCGGTGACGCTGACCGCGCGCCCGCTGTCGCATCCCGTCCAGTCGTACGGCTACCGCGTGGACGAGCCCGGCGGGCGCCGCATGCTGCCCGGCGAGCTGGACAGGCGGGGCGTACGCGGGCCGATGATCGGAGAGCTCCGGCGGCGCGGCTCGCTGACCCTCCCCGACGGGTCGGTGGTCACGCTGGAGGACTGCAGCGCGCCCCGGCCGGGCCAGAGCGCCGCCTTCGTGATGGACACCCGCCTCTGCGACGGCGCGTTCGCCCTGGCCGAGGGCGTCGATCTGCTGGTGATCGAGTCGACGTTCCTGTCCGGTGAGAGCGCGATGGCCGCACAGTACGGACACCTGACGGCGGCACAGGCCGGGCGCGTCGCGGCGGCGGGCGGGGTGCGGCGCCTGGTGCTCACCCACTTCTCCGAGCGGTACACGACAGCCGACGAGCCCAGGTTCGTGGACGAGGTGCGCAAGGCCTACTCGGGCGAGGTGGTGACGGCCCGCGACCTGATGCGTGTGCCCGTGCCGAAGCGGAGCGCCGAGGCGGGCGGCTGA
- a CDS encoding class III extradiol dioxygenase subunit B-like domain-containing protein — MLVAAAVCPHPPLLVPQVAGAAAAELDPLRAACAEAVRSLAGAGPDVLVVTGGDGSPASFPGDAAGSLRPWGPGVRVGPAGGEPVLPLSLAIGRWLLEHSADAPEGRFSLRFEAVAADAPAAGCAALGRRLAGSADRVALLVMGDGSARRTEKSPGYVHPDAVPYDDMIAAALASGDSRALLALDPARAAELQVAGRAAFQVLGGAAEGAPPRAAELLRDEAPYGVGYFVARWLW, encoded by the coding sequence GTGCTGGTCGCCGCGGCCGTCTGCCCGCATCCTCCGCTGCTCGTCCCGCAGGTCGCCGGGGCCGCCGCCGCCGAGCTCGATCCTTTGCGCGCGGCCTGCGCCGAGGCGGTGCGGTCGCTCGCCGGCGCCGGTCCCGACGTGCTCGTGGTGACCGGCGGCGACGGCTCCCCCGCGTCCTTTCCCGGCGACGCCGCCGGATCGTTGCGCCCCTGGGGGCCCGGCGTCAGGGTCGGCCCGGCGGGCGGAGAGCCGGTGCTGCCGCTGTCGCTCGCGATCGGCCGCTGGCTGCTGGAACACTCCGCCGATGCCCCCGAGGGGCGGTTCTCGCTGCGGTTCGAGGCGGTCGCCGCCGACGCGCCGGCGGCCGGGTGCGCCGCGCTGGGCCGCCGCCTGGCCGGCTCGGCGGATCGGGTGGCGCTGCTGGTCATGGGGGACGGCTCGGCCCGGCGCACGGAGAAGTCCCCCGGCTACGTGCATCCGGACGCGGTGCCGTACGACGACATGATCGCCGCGGCGCTCGCGTCCGGTGACTCCCGCGCGCTCCTGGCGCTGGACCCGGCCCGGGCCGCGGAGTTGCAGGTGGCAGGCCGGGCCGCCTTCCAGGTCCTGGGCGGGGCGGCGGAGGGCGCGCCACCGCGCGCCGCCGAACTGCTGCGCGACGAGGCGCCGTACGGCGTGGGGTACTTCGTGGCGCGCTGGCTCTGGTGA
- a CDS encoding methylated-DNA--[protein]-cysteine S-methyltransferase, with translation MDSSTVAFATVPTRLGDVLAAVTADGVAATDFRDDRRVRARITARLGMSAADDPVRTAAVREELAAYFRGELKEFRAPVDWRLMSPLQRQVLGTLHATVPYGEVVTYGELAARSGAGVPARAIGSIMGGNAIPIIVPCHRVVASNGLGGFSGGDGVESKRWLLTLEGHLPPTLDWDL, from the coding sequence ATGGACAGCAGCACGGTGGCGTTCGCGACCGTCCCGACCCGGCTGGGCGACGTGCTCGCCGCCGTCACCGCGGACGGGGTCGCCGCGACGGACTTCCGCGACGACCGCAGGGTCAGGGCGCGCATCACAGCTCGCCTCGGCATGTCCGCCGCCGACGACCCGGTCCGTACGGCCGCCGTCCGGGAGGAACTGGCCGCGTACTTCCGGGGTGAGCTGAAGGAGTTCCGCGCCCCGGTCGACTGGCGGCTCATGTCGCCCCTCCAGCGGCAGGTCCTCGGCACGCTGCACGCCACCGTCCCGTACGGCGAGGTGGTGACGTACGGCGAACTGGCGGCGCGCAGCGGCGCGGGCGTCCCGGCCCGGGCCATCGGCTCGATCATGGGCGGCAACGCGATCCCGATCATCGTGCCGTGCCACCGGGTGGTGGCGAGCAACGGCCTGGGCGGGTTCAGCGGCGGCGACGGCGTCGAGTCCAAGCGGTGGCTGCTGACCCTCGAAGGCCATCTGCCGCCCACCCTCGACTGGGACCTGTGA
- the miaA gene encoding tRNA (adenosine(37)-N6)-dimethylallyltransferase MiaA codes for MGQLPVIAVVGATAAGKSDLAVELALRLGGEVINTDSMQLYQGMDIGTAKLSLQERRGVPHHLLDIWPVTRTASVAEYQRLARPLVDDLRSRGRAPVLAGGSGLYVRAVLDDLEFPGTDPDARDRLEKELAETGPAPLYDRLKGLDPVAAENILPSNGRRIVRALEVIELSGRPFSATMPSYDAVYDSVQIGVEVPRPVLDKRIELRVARMWDAGLVDEVRALAGRGLAEGRTAGRALGYAQVLRFLAGEWAEEQARAETVRATRRFARRQESWFRRDPRVVWLPFDAPDLADRAIGVITGAS; via the coding sequence GTGGGGCAGCTACCTGTGATCGCCGTCGTGGGCGCGACCGCGGCGGGCAAATCCGACCTGGCCGTCGAGCTCGCGCTCCGCCTGGGCGGCGAAGTGATCAATACCGACTCCATGCAGCTCTACCAGGGAATGGACATCGGCACCGCGAAGCTGTCGCTCCAGGAGCGGCGTGGGGTGCCGCACCACCTGCTGGACATCTGGCCGGTGACCCGGACGGCCAGCGTGGCCGAATACCAGCGGCTCGCCCGGCCACTGGTCGACGACCTGCGCTCGCGCGGCAGGGCGCCCGTCCTGGCCGGCGGGTCGGGGCTCTACGTGCGGGCCGTCCTCGACGACCTGGAGTTCCCCGGCACGGACCCGGACGCGCGGGACCGCCTGGAGAAGGAACTCGCCGAGACCGGCCCGGCGCCTCTCTACGACCGGCTGAAGGGCCTCGACCCGGTGGCCGCCGAGAACATCCTGCCGAGCAACGGCCGCAGGATCGTCCGCGCGCTGGAGGTCATCGAGCTGTCCGGGCGGCCGTTCTCCGCGACCATGCCGTCGTACGACGCGGTCTACGACAGCGTGCAGATCGGCGTCGAGGTGCCGCGGCCGGTCCTGGACAAGCGGATCGAGCTCCGGGTCGCGCGCATGTGGGACGCCGGGCTGGTGGACGAGGTGCGCGCGCTCGCCGGGCGCGGCCTCGCCGAGGGCAGGACGGCCGGGCGGGCGCTCGGATACGCGCAGGTGCTGCGGTTCCTCGCCGGGGAGTGGGCCGAGGAGCAGGCGCGGGCGGAGACGGTGCGCGCCACCCGCAGGTTCGCCCGGCGGCAGGAGTCGTGGTTCCGCCGCGACCCGCGGGTGGTCTGGCTGCCGTTCGACGCGCCCGATCTGGCCGACCGCGCGATCGGCGTGATCACCGGCGCCTCCTAG
- the dapF gene encoding diaminopimelate epimerase yields the protein MRFVKGHGTENDFVILPDPDARLDLSATQIAALCHRRTGIGADGVLRVVRVKLCPEAAERSGEAEWFMDYRNADGSIAEMCGNGLRVFARYLVDAGLAAPGEFAVATRGGVKRVRLGASGDVSIDMGRPRVLGESRAVVDGRECRGVNVNMGNPHLACLVEEPVAGFDLGREPEFDRGDYPEGVNVEIFNAVGGRTVSMRVHERGSGETRSCGTGAVATAVAAARAAGETTGTWEVRVLGGTVTVTLTEDTSHLAGPAVLVASGEWPAAL from the coding sequence ATGCGGTTTGTGAAGGGGCACGGCACCGAGAACGACTTCGTCATCCTGCCGGACCCGGACGCCCGGCTCGACCTGTCCGCCACACAGATCGCGGCGCTGTGTCACCGGCGCACCGGCATCGGGGCCGACGGCGTGCTGCGCGTCGTCCGCGTCAAGCTGTGCCCGGAGGCGGCCGAGCGGTCCGGCGAGGCCGAGTGGTTCATGGACTACCGCAACGCCGACGGCAGCATCGCCGAGATGTGCGGCAACGGCCTCCGGGTCTTCGCCCGCTATCTGGTGGACGCGGGGCTCGCGGCGCCCGGCGAGTTCGCCGTCGCGACGCGTGGGGGAGTCAAGCGCGTACGGCTCGGCGCGTCGGGCGACGTATCGATCGACATGGGCAGGCCGCGGGTGCTGGGGGAGAGCCGCGCGGTCGTGGACGGGCGCGAGTGTCGCGGTGTCAACGTGAACATGGGCAACCCCCACCTGGCGTGCCTGGTCGAGGAGCCGGTGGCCGGGTTCGACCTCGGCCGGGAGCCCGAGTTCGACCGGGGAGACTACCCGGAGGGCGTCAACGTCGAGATCTTCAACGCCGTGGGCGGCCGTACGGTGTCGATGCGCGTGCACGAGCGGGGGTCGGGGGAGACGCGCTCGTGCGGCACCGGCGCCGTCGCGACGGCCGTCGCGGCCGCCCGCGCGGCCGGCGAGACGACCGGCACCTGGGAGGTCCGGGTGCTCGGCGGCACGGTGACCGTCACGCTCACCGAGGACACGAGTCACCTGGCCGGTCCCGCCGTACTCGTCGCCTCGGGCGAGTGGCCCGCCGCCCTCTGA
- a CDS encoding tetratricopeptide repeat protein, translating to MVGDLAHWLPMDVDIWAWVGGTQRELHEAGNTGLAMALGDVPAQALEGRFAQLDVVAPAITQHAESLEKPWLELFARYWHLLGRVGDRAMGGVALDDAASLAEFAERGDVAECPAAPGGVEILAVTQANTDGPGYAAARLSSLGAALDGVGPDSLAFAGLATQYVLALVDAGQAAEGVAYAEAAVERLRGAGREASWELGAASARALLAAGRPGDALTALDASTGFKPDDPVAKGRREALLRSLVLATLDRTQEAVEALPDLDVVGDHPREWAEWARTVRVLVESGGSIANSWQLGRILRQWMTYFETMGGHRARFELALTAGHLAVARQGLWQARLLADEAEAALAGLRATEGLTDRVAELRAAAGAAKEAPQPGPRDELVAYFDAADGSTADPERWVGWLWPLSGADLEATRRHTTTLGFLGYPGVGADIYWKALAEDADPAAAGEEDLAYLTGLLIEARQDERVESLAARLPETASHLALARLHRARERWEQTAAEAELAVANGGGLEGRRLWSSAVQQLGDNAKAAEILKPLLETGEAEEEDVWRVIVMSTAVEDWATVRAAATGLGMPIEQGEGPIEEEWHLVRVILPAPDGSQREVLAVRTGPATARLAIPQPRGMEYNAGDVVVIDPRPLEPIPEGEEERESFVIPFAGVTMLRPGGYTSWFFDGAAPSEDEWTEFNEVLAERGWPMWVYSDENYRVTHPASGEQLPGVFGWIAIPPAVRPADLDAVLDDITEQWSHPLAWLDLAREVGIEAERHERISKEYGL from the coding sequence ATGGTCGGCGACCTGGCACACTGGCTGCCCATGGACGTGGACATCTGGGCCTGGGTCGGCGGCACCCAGCGTGAACTGCACGAGGCGGGCAACACGGGGCTCGCCATGGCGCTGGGCGACGTGCCCGCGCAGGCGCTCGAGGGCCGTTTCGCCCAGTTGGACGTCGTGGCGCCGGCCATCACGCAGCACGCCGAGTCTCTTGAGAAGCCGTGGCTGGAGCTCTTCGCGCGCTACTGGCACCTGCTGGGGCGGGTGGGCGACCGCGCCATGGGCGGGGTCGCGCTCGACGACGCCGCCTCGCTGGCGGAGTTCGCGGAGCGGGGCGACGTCGCCGAGTGCCCCGCCGCCCCCGGCGGCGTGGAGATCCTGGCCGTCACCCAGGCCAACACCGACGGTCCCGGCTACGCGGCCGCCCGGCTGAGCTCGCTCGGCGCCGCGCTCGACGGCGTGGGTCCCGACTCCCTCGCCTTCGCCGGACTGGCCACACAGTACGTTCTGGCGCTCGTCGACGCCGGTCAGGCGGCCGAGGGCGTCGCGTACGCGGAGGCGGCCGTCGAGCGGCTGCGCGGGGCCGGGCGCGAGGCGAGCTGGGAGCTGGGCGCCGCCTCGGCGCGCGCGCTGCTCGCCGCCGGGCGTCCCGGCGACGCGCTGACCGCGCTGGACGCCTCGACCGGCTTCAAGCCCGACGACCCGGTCGCGAAGGGCCGCCGTGAGGCCCTGCTGCGGTCGCTGGTGCTGGCCACGCTCGACCGTACGCAGGAGGCCGTGGAGGCCCTGCCCGACCTCGACGTGGTGGGGGACCACCCGCGTGAGTGGGCCGAGTGGGCGCGCACCGTCCGCGTGCTGGTCGAGAGCGGCGGTTCGATCGCCAACAGCTGGCAGCTCGGCCGCATCCTGCGCCAGTGGATGACGTACTTCGAGACGATGGGCGGCCACCGCGCCCGCTTCGAGCTCGCCCTCACCGCCGGGCACCTGGCCGTCGCCCGGCAGGGCCTGTGGCAGGCCCGCCTGCTCGCGGACGAGGCGGAGGCGGCCCTCGCCGGCCTCCGCGCGACCGAGGGCCTGACGGACCGGGTGGCCGAGCTGCGCGCCGCGGCCGGCGCCGCCAAGGAGGCGCCGCAGCCCGGCCCGCGCGACGAGCTGGTGGCCTACTTCGACGCCGCCGACGGCAGCACGGCCGACCCCGAGCGCTGGGTCGGCTGGCTGTGGCCGCTCTCGGGCGCCGATCTGGAGGCCACCCGCCGGCACACCACCACTCTCGGGTTCCTCGGCTACCCCGGGGTGGGCGCCGACATCTACTGGAAGGCGCTCGCCGAGGACGCCGACCCGGCCGCCGCGGGCGAGGAGGACCTCGCCTATCTCACCGGCCTGCTGATCGAGGCCCGTCAGGACGAGCGGGTGGAGAGCCTCGCGGCCCGCCTGCCGGAGACCGCCTCCCACCTCGCGCTCGCCCGGCTGCACCGCGCCCGTGAGCGGTGGGAGCAGACGGCGGCCGAGGCAGAGCTGGCGGTCGCCAACGGCGGCGGGCTGGAGGGGCGCCGCCTGTGGTCGAGCGCCGTCCAGCAGCTCGGCGACAACGCCAAGGCGGCCGAGATCCTCAAGCCGCTGCTGGAGACGGGCGAGGCCGAGGAGGAGGACGTCTGGCGGGTCATCGTCATGTCCACCGCCGTGGAGGACTGGGCGACCGTACGGGCCGCCGCGACCGGGCTCGGCATGCCGATCGAGCAGGGTGAGGGCCCGATCGAGGAGGAGTGGCACCTCGTCCGGGTGATCCTCCCCGCCCCCGACGGCAGCCAGCGCGAGGTCCTCGCCGTACGGACCGGCCCGGCCACCGCCCGCCTCGCGATCCCGCAGCCGCGCGGCATGGAGTACAACGCGGGCGACGTGGTCGTGATCGACCCCCGGCCGCTGGAGCCGATCCCGGAGGGCGAGGAGGAGCGGGAGAGCTTCGTGATCCCCTTCGCCGGGGTGACGATGCTGCGTCCCGGCGGCTACACGAGCTGGTTCTTCGACGGCGCCGCGCCGTCGGAGGACGAGTGGACCGAGTTCAACGAGGTCCTGGCCGAGCGCGGCTGGCCGATGTGGGTCTACAGCGACGAGAACTACCGCGTCACCCACCCCGCCAGCGGCGAGCAGCTTCCCGGCGTGTTCGGCTGGATCGCGATTCCGCCCGCCGTACGGCCCGCGGATCTGGACGCCGTCCTGGACGACATCACCGAGCAGTGGTCCCATCCGCTGGCCTGGCTCGACCTCGCGCGCGAGGTCGGCATCGAGGCCGAGCGGCACGAGCGGATCTCCAAGGAGTACGGCCTCTGA
- a CDS encoding glycine betaine/L-proline ABC transporter ATP-binding protein, whose product MGTAAIEVRGLWKIFGPKAGRIIGSPDADLEPAQLRAKTGCTAAVRDVGFQVRPGEVFVVMGLSGSGKSTLVRCLTRLIEPTAGELLIDGQDVCAMSARQLRDLRRHRVSMVFQHFGLLPHRRVVDNVAYGLEIQGMGKAERHEKAGRILSLVGLEGHEDSYPEQLSGGMQQRVGLARALAVDPEVLLFDEPFSALDPLIRRDMQAEVVRLHREVGKTMVFITHDLSEALKLGERIAIMRAGAIVQIGTPEELVGAPADDYVADFVRDVPRAQVLSLRWICRDPEPGEPLDGPELPAGTVIHDAVPAAMGSDRPIRVVDGGQLVGVVSRVDILGAVRPRTEVPPVPPVPSVSTGMGGAA is encoded by the coding sequence GTGGGCACAGCCGCGATCGAGGTTCGCGGGCTCTGGAAGATCTTCGGTCCCAAGGCCGGCAGGATCATCGGCAGCCCCGACGCCGATCTTGAGCCCGCGCAGCTGCGGGCGAAGACGGGCTGCACCGCCGCCGTCAGGGACGTCGGCTTCCAGGTACGGCCGGGCGAGGTCTTCGTCGTCATGGGCCTGTCGGGCAGCGGCAAGTCGACGCTGGTGCGCTGTCTCACCCGGCTGATCGAGCCGACGGCGGGCGAACTGCTGATCGACGGCCAGGACGTGTGCGCCATGTCGGCCAGGCAGCTGCGGGATCTCCGCCGCCACCGGGTGAGCATGGTCTTCCAGCACTTCGGGCTCCTGCCGCACCGCAGGGTCGTGGACAACGTCGCGTACGGCCTGGAGATCCAGGGCATGGGGAAGGCCGAGCGGCACGAGAAGGCCGGGCGGATCCTCTCGCTGGTCGGGCTGGAGGGCCACGAGGACTCCTATCCCGAGCAGCTGTCCGGCGGCATGCAGCAGCGGGTCGGCCTGGCCCGCGCGCTCGCCGTCGACCCGGAGGTGCTGCTGTTCGACGAGCCGTTCAGCGCGCTCGACCCGCTGATCCGCCGCGACATGCAGGCCGAGGTCGTCCGGCTGCACCGCGAGGTCGGCAAGACCATGGTCTTCATCACCCACGACCTGTCCGAGGCGCTGAAGCTGGGCGAGCGCATCGCGATCATGCGGGCCGGCGCGATCGTGCAGATCGGGACCCCCGAGGAGCTGGTGGGGGCGCCCGCGGACGACTACGTGGCCGACTTCGTGCGGGACGTCCCCCGGGCCCAGGTGCTGTCGCTGCGCTGGATCTGCCGGGACCCCGAGCCGGGCGAGCCGCTCGACGGTCCCGAGCTGCCCGCCGGCACCGTCATCCACGACGCGGTTCCGGCCGCGATGGGATCGGACCGGCCGATCCGCGTCGTCGACGGCGGCCAATTGGTCGGCGTGGTGAGCCGGGTCGACATCCTCGGCGCGGTGCGGCCCAGGACCGAGGTCCCGCCGGTCCCGCCGGTCCCGTCGGTCTCCACGGGCATGGGCGGGGCGGCGTAG